The following DNA comes from Enterobacteriaceae endosymbiont of Donacia clavipes.
CTAAATCTAAAGCCTCTTCTTTATTAATAGCTTCTTTTAATATTACAGGAGCAGATTCTACTAAATCTTTAGCTTCTTTTAATCCTAAATTCATTATACTTCTAACTGCTTTTATAACAGATATTTTGTTTTTTCCTATATTTTTTAAATAAACATTAAATTCAACTTTTTCTTCTATTTTTTTCTTATTATTATTTTCCTCATTTTTTATAACACTGGAAACACCAAATTTTTTTTCCATAGAATTTATTAATTCCATTATATCCATAATAGACATAGATTCTACAGCTTCTATTATTTGTTCTTTAGTTATTGGCATATATATTTCCTTCTTGAAAAAAAATTTTTTTATTAAAAAAAATTAAATTTATTTTATATTTTTAATTGCAATTAAAGTTCTAACTAATTTTCCCATAGAAATATCTTTTATGGTTGTTAAAAAATGGACTATAGCTTCTTTATAAGTAGGTAATTCCGCCAAAATATTAATATTTTCACTATTTATTATTTGATCATTATATGATGCTGCTTTAATTTTAAATTTATCATCAATTTTAATAAATTTTTTAATTAAACGAGCTGCGGAACCAGGGTGTTTAAGTGAATAAGCAACTAATATTGGTCCTTTTATTAATGGTTCTAAACATTTAAAATGACTATTTTTTATAATTAATTTTAATAATTTGTTTCTAATAATATTTATTACAACATTATTTTCTCTACTTTTTTTTCTTAGTTTATTTAGGTTATTAGTACAAACACCAGAAAAATCAACAATTAAAGCAGATAAAGCACATTGATTTATTTTACTTATTTTTGCAACAATCATTTTTTTTTTTTTTATATTTAATGACATTATAAGATTATTGCACTCCTGAATTTTTATAAAAAAAGAATTAAAATTATAACATAAAATATAAAATTTCAAAAAAAATACCAAACTATTTTATTAAAATAAAAATTTAATTTATTAAATTTAGACAATCTTTAGTAATATTTATGGATACTCCCATTGTAGAAGATATATGTATTTTTTTTATATAATTTTCTTTTAACTGTAATGGTTTATATTTTTTTAATATTTTCAATAAACATTTTAAATTTTCTTTAATTTTATAATTTTCAAAATTAATTTTTCCTATATTAGTATGAATAATACCATTTTTATCATTACGAAAATTTATTTGTCCATTTCGTATTTTTTTTATTGTTTTACTTACATTATTAGTTATTGTGCCTAATTTAGGATTAGGCATTAATCCTTTAGGTCCAAGAATCGGCCCTAATTTACTAACTATATCCATAGCCTCTGGCGTAGCTATAACTATGTCAAATTTTTTTTCACCATTATTAATTTTGGTTGCTAAATCAGTCATACCAATAAATTCTGCTTTTAATTTTTTTGCTTGTATTGCTTCATTACCATCAGCAAAAACGGCTAATCTAACATAATTACCAGTTCCATGTGTTAAACAAACATTACCTCTAATGTTTTGTTCTGTTTTTTTTGTATTTATTCCTAAATTTATAGCAATATCAATACTTTCAATAAATTTAACTTTACTTAATAATTTTAAATTATTAATAGCATCTTCAATAGAAAATTGTTTTTTTAAATTTATTTTTTTATGCATTAAATCCATACGTTTTTTTAATTTTATCATTATATTTTAATCCTTAATAGTTAATCCCATAGAACGAGCAGTACCTTCTATAGACAACATCATAGATTTAATATTAATTCCTGTCATATCAACATATTTTATTTCTGCAATTTTACGAATTTGATCATGAGTAATTACTCCAATTTTATCTATATTTGGTTTACTTGATCCCTTTTTAATTCCAATAATTTTTTTTATTATTGCAGATGTAGGAGGAGTTTTTGTAATAAATGTAAAAGTTTTATCTATATAAACTGTAATTATTACTGGAATAGGCATTCCTTTTTCTAAATTTTTTGTTTTTATATTAAAATCTTTACAAAAAGTCATAATATTTAATCCATGTTGTCCTAAAGCAGGGCCAATTGGAGGACTAGGATTAGCATTACCAGCTGGAACTTGTAATTTTATATAATTTTTAATTTTTTTTACCATAATATTTTTCTCTAATTATTATAAAATAAATATTTAAATTATCTATAAAAATTATCCTTTTTCTATTTGACAAAAATTTAGATCAACAGGTGTTGATCTTCCAAAAATTGATACAGAAACCTTTAATCTACTTTTTTCATAATCTACTTCTTCTACTACTCCATTAAAATCAGAAAAAGGACCATCTTTTACCCTAATCATTTCTCCTGGTTCAAATAAAATTTTTGGTCTAGGTTTATCACCAATTTTTTGTAAACGTCCTATAATAATATTTACTTCTTTTTCACTAATAGGACAAGGATTATCAGATGTTCCTCCTATAAAACCTAAAACTTTTGGAATACTACGTACTAAATGCCAACTTAATTCTTTCATAATCATATTAATTAATATATATCCTGGAAAAAATTTACGTTCACTTTTATATTTTTGACCTCTACGTATTTCAATAATAGATTCAGTAGGTACTAAAATTTTACCAAAAAAATTTTCCATAGAATGTATTTTAATATATTCTTTTAATGATTCTACAATACGATTTTCAAAACCAGAACGAGCCTGAATTACATACCATTTCTTTTTTAGAGATTTATACATATTATGTCCTCGTTCCAGTTAAAAATGATATTAAATAAATTAA
Coding sequences within:
- the rplL gene encoding 50S ribosomal protein L7/L12, with protein sequence MPITKEQIIEAVESMSIMDIMELINSMEKKFGVSSVIKNEENNNKKKIEEKVEFNVYLKNIGKNKISVIKAVRSIMNLGLKEAKDLVESAPVILKEAINKEEALDLESKLKISGAEIEIK
- the rplJ gene encoding 50S ribosomal protein L10, which codes for MSLNIKKKKMIVAKISKINQCALSALIVDFSGVCTNNLNKLRKKSRENNVVINIIRNKLLKLIIKNSHFKCLEPLIKGPILVAYSLKHPGSAARLIKKFIKIDDKFKIKAASYNDQIINSENINILAELPTYKEAIVHFLTTIKDISMGKLVRTLIAIKNIK
- the rplA gene encoding 50S ribosomal protein L1 translates to MIKLKKRMDLMHKKINLKKQFSIEDAINNLKLLSKVKFIESIDIAINLGINTKKTEQNIRGNVCLTHGTGNYVRLAVFADGNEAIQAKKLKAEFIGMTDLATKINNGEKKFDIVIATPEAMDIVSKLGPILGPKGLMPNPKLGTITNNVSKTIKKIRNGQINFRNDKNGIIHTNIGKINFENYKIKENLKCLLKILKKYKPLQLKENYIKKIHISSTMGVSINITKDCLNLIN
- the rplK gene encoding 50S ribosomal protein L11, coding for MVKKIKNYIKLQVPAGNANPSPPIGPALGQHGLNIMTFCKDFNIKTKNLEKGMPIPVIITVYIDKTFTFITKTPPTSAIIKKIIGIKKGSSKPNIDKIGVITHDQIRKIAEIKYVDMTGINIKSMMLSIEGTARSMGLTIKD
- the nusG gene encoding transcription termination/antitermination protein NusG; translated protein: MYKSLKKKWYVIQARSGFENRIVESLKEYIKIHSMENFFGKILVPTESIIEIRRGQKYKSERKFFPGYILINMIMKELSWHLVRSIPKVLGFIGGTSDNPCPISEKEVNIIIGRLQKIGDKPRPKILFEPGEMIRVKDGPFSDFNGVVEEVDYEKSRLKVSVSIFGRSTPVDLNFCQIEKG